A genomic window from Elusimicrobiota bacterium includes:
- the rfbH gene encoding lipopolysaccharide biosynthesis protein RfbH: MDTLDPRRRQILDLVEQYARDKFGAPPFAADRDLVHYAGRVFDGQELRCATEAVLDFFLTANRFAERFEADFADFFGAPGAYLVNSGSSANLVALTALTSPKLGERRLRPGDEVLTVAAGFPTTLAPIVQNRLVPVFVDVGIGDYTALPERIAQAVGPKTRAIMMAHTMGNPFDLDAVSAVVKKHDLWLIEDNCDALGSTYRGRLTGTFGHLATFSFYPAHHITMGEGGCVIAAGQSAEELGRIVRSLRDWGRDCYCAGGENNTCGKRFSQQFGTLPSGFDHKYVYSHIGYNLKLTDLQAAIGCAQWQKLPGFIARRKENFAYLRKALAPYEDRLVLPVATPGSDPAWFGFVITVREGAGFSRTELQRHLEERRIETRALFAGNLLRHPAFLDIPHRVCGGLANTDRITESTFFVGVYPGLDAPRLEHMAEAFRGFLKKR; this comes from the coding sequence ATGGATACGCTGGATCCCCGTAGGCGGCAGATCCTGGACTTGGTGGAGCAGTATGCCCGGGACAAGTTCGGCGCGCCGCCGTTCGCGGCGGACCGGGACTTGGTCCATTACGCGGGCCGGGTGTTCGACGGTCAGGAGCTGCGTTGCGCGACCGAGGCGGTCCTCGATTTCTTCCTGACCGCGAACCGCTTCGCCGAGCGCTTCGAAGCGGACTTCGCCGACTTCTTCGGAGCGCCCGGAGCCTATCTGGTCAACTCGGGCTCTTCCGCCAACCTCGTGGCCCTCACCGCCTTGACCTCCCCCAAGCTGGGCGAGCGGCGCCTGCGGCCGGGAGACGAGGTCCTCACCGTGGCCGCGGGCTTCCCCACCACTCTGGCGCCGATCGTGCAGAACCGGCTCGTCCCGGTCTTCGTGGACGTGGGCATCGGCGACTACACGGCGCTGCCGGAGCGCATCGCGCAAGCCGTGGGTCCCAAGACCCGGGCCATCATGATGGCTCACACCATGGGCAACCCTTTCGACCTCGACGCCGTCAGCGCCGTGGTCAAGAAGCACGACCTCTGGCTCATCGAGGACAACTGCGACGCCCTGGGCTCCACCTATCGCGGCCGGCTGACCGGGACCTTCGGCCATCTGGCGACCTTCTCCTTCTATCCGGCGCATCACATCACCATGGGGGAAGGCGGCTGCGTCATCGCGGCCGGCCAGAGCGCGGAGGAGTTGGGCCGCATCGTGCGCTCCCTGCGCGACTGGGGCCGCGACTGCTACTGCGCGGGCGGGGAGAACAACACCTGCGGCAAGCGCTTCTCGCAGCAGTTCGGGACGCTTCCGTCCGGTTTCGACCACAAATACGTCTATTCGCATATCGGCTACAACCTCAAGCTGACGGACCTGCAGGCGGCGATCGGCTGCGCGCAATGGCAGAAGCTCCCCGGATTCATCGCCCGGCGCAAGGAGAACTTCGCGTACCTCAGGAAGGCCCTGGCCCCCTACGAGGACCGCTTGGTCCTGCCGGTCGCGACGCCCGGCTCGGACCCCGCTTGGTTCGGTTTCGTGATCACGGTCCGCGAGGGCGCGGGATTTTCGCGGACCGAATTGCAGCGGCATCTCGAGGAGCGCAGGATCGAGACGCGGGCGCTCTTCGCCGGCAACCTGCTGCGCCACCCCGCCTTCCTGGACATCCCGCATCGCGTCTGCGGCGGCTTGGCCAACACGGACCGCATCACGGAGTCCACCTTCTTCGTCGGGGTCTACCCCGGGCTCGACGCGCCGAGGCTCGAGCACATGGCCGAGGCCTTCCGGGGCTTCCTGAAGAAGCGCTGA
- a CDS encoding glycosyltransferase family 39 protein produces the protein MVEATVEDPHVRRLPGQTLKTLFSAPRSWVLPALLVLGVLVRLGYGLRHPPQQPGQDLANPDDYVEIATSVAQSWTLKRAGQPSAYREPAYPVLLGVMFKAFGRSYPVALLTNCGLAAAALLFLALVGRELFGETVSLLATAVSALYPSFIYYAALPVRETAILAVSSAALWTLIRALGRPSAAAFAWAGLAAALCGLTNVTLLPFALVLAPAAVIVLCRDRGPAAWRWSGAYLAVFLCLYSFWPLRNYLVFRAWIPGTTLTAGNILYNYLVVPQELGGTPEESRIRQADPVFQAAALMPPAQAERHFRAASLDWIRSHPGTYLKLVSWRFFWDEWRLWPRPQAAGESYRTLRWVGLLTNGWIIPLGLLGMLLARKVPRALCLGLFVFTIVLTHSLILTMLRYRVPIMPWLILFASLSVTRLWGALRGKPLPEPAA, from the coding sequence GTGGTCGAAGCGACTGTTGAAGATCCCCATGTTCGACGACTGCCTGGTCAAACCCTGAAGACCCTCTTCAGCGCGCCGCGATCCTGGGTCCTGCCCGCCCTGCTGGTGCTGGGAGTCTTGGTGCGCCTCGGGTACGGCCTGCGCCACCCCCCGCAGCAGCCGGGACAGGACCTCGCCAACCCGGACGATTACGTGGAGATCGCCACGTCCGTGGCCCAGTCCTGGACGCTGAAGCGCGCCGGCCAGCCGAGCGCTTATCGCGAGCCGGCCTACCCGGTCCTGCTCGGGGTCATGTTCAAGGCCTTCGGCCGCAGTTACCCCGTGGCCCTGCTGACGAACTGCGGCTTGGCCGCCGCGGCCCTCCTTTTCCTGGCCCTCGTGGGCCGGGAGCTCTTCGGAGAGACCGTGTCCCTGCTGGCCACGGCGGTGAGCGCACTCTATCCCTCCTTCATATATTACGCGGCTTTGCCCGTACGAGAGACCGCGATCTTGGCCGTGAGCTCCGCGGCCCTATGGACCCTCATCCGGGCCCTCGGTCGCCCCAGCGCCGCCGCCTTCGCGTGGGCGGGGCTGGCGGCCGCGCTCTGCGGCCTGACCAACGTCACCTTGCTGCCCTTCGCTCTGGTCCTGGCGCCCGCCGCCGTGATCGTCCTCTGCCGGGACCGCGGCCCCGCCGCCTGGCGCTGGAGCGGCGCCTATCTGGCCGTCTTCCTGTGCCTCTACTCCTTCTGGCCCTTGCGCAACTACCTGGTCTTCCGCGCCTGGATACCCGGCACGACCCTGACCGCCGGGAACATCCTGTACAACTACCTGGTCGTGCCGCAGGAGCTGGGCGGCACTCCGGAGGAGAGCCGCATCCGTCAGGCGGACCCCGTGTTCCAGGCCGCCGCGCTCATGCCCCCGGCGCAGGCCGAGCGCCATTTCCGCGCGGCGAGCCTCGACTGGATCCGCAGCCATCCCGGGACTTACCTGAAGCTGGTGTCCTGGCGCTTCTTCTGGGATGAATGGCGGCTGTGGCCGCGGCCGCAAGCGGCCGGCGAGTCCTACCGGACCCTGCGCTGGGTGGGGCTTTTGACCAACGGCTGGATCATCCCGCTGGGGCTGCTCGGCATGCTCCTGGCCCGCAAGGTCCCGCGCGCCCTCTGCCTGGGCTTGTTCGTCTTCACCATCGTCCTGACTCACTCCCTCATCCTGACCATGCTGCGCTACCGCGTCCCCATCATGCCCTGGCTGATCCTCTTCGCGAGCTTGTCCGTCACCCGCCTCTGGGGAGCCCTGCGCGGAAAGCCTCTGCCGGAGCCCGCCGCATGA
- a CDS encoding formylglycine-generating enzyme family protein has translation MPAPALALLLLAGRAAAAALGGVGFTQDEQGLVQISYRLDGQKSEALEVGFKVSEDGGQTFAIIPTAVTGDVGRVTASGEKTAVWDVAKDHPELSCEDCLVAVEARPAPAGGPAPRRDMALIPAGPFRMGSPDEEGNPNEHPRHQVFLDAYSIDKFPVTVAQFRAFVQATGRSLPIQPAWNQDTHPVVFVDWNEAEAYCAWAGKRLPTEAEWEKAARGQSEARYSFGDNEVRLSSHAWFSNNSEGRTHPVGQKKPNPYGLHDMQGNAAQWVADWYAEGYVGTEPKNPRGPPSGTMRVLRGGSWSSSAGACRAASRDWFFPEGRAETNGFRCAAAADRP, from the coding sequence ATGCCCGCCCCAGCGCTAGCCCTGCTGCTCCTGGCCGGCCGCGCCGCGGCCGCCGCGCTCGGCGGCGTCGGCTTCACCCAGGACGAGCAAGGGCTGGTCCAGATCAGCTACCGGCTCGACGGCCAGAAGTCCGAGGCCTTGGAGGTCGGCTTCAAGGTCTCCGAGGACGGCGGGCAGACCTTCGCCATCATCCCCACGGCGGTGACGGGCGACGTGGGGCGGGTCACGGCCTCCGGGGAGAAGACCGCCGTCTGGGACGTGGCCAAGGACCACCCGGAGCTCTCCTGCGAGGATTGCCTCGTGGCCGTCGAGGCCCGCCCCGCGCCGGCGGGCGGCCCGGCTCCGCGGCGCGACATGGCCCTGATCCCGGCGGGGCCGTTCCGGATGGGCTCTCCCGACGAGGAGGGCAACCCCAACGAGCATCCCCGCCACCAGGTCTTCCTGGACGCCTACAGCATCGACAAATTCCCGGTGACCGTCGCGCAGTTCCGGGCTTTCGTCCAGGCCACGGGCCGCAGCCTGCCCATCCAGCCGGCCTGGAACCAGGACACCCACCCGGTGGTGTTCGTGGACTGGAACGAGGCCGAGGCCTATTGCGCCTGGGCGGGCAAGCGCCTGCCCACGGAGGCGGAATGGGAGAAGGCGGCGCGGGGCCAGTCCGAGGCCAGGTACTCCTTCGGCGACAACGAAGTCCGGCTGAGCAGCCACGCTTGGTTCTCCAACAACTCCGAGGGCCGGACGCATCCCGTGGGACAGAAGAAGCCCAACCCCTACGGCCTCCATGACATGCAGGGCAATGCCGCGCAATGGGTCGCGGACTGGTACGCCGAGGGCTATGTCGGGACTGAGCCCAAGAACCCCCGCGGTCCGCCCTCCGGGACCATGCGCGTGCTGCGCGGGGGCTCATGGTCGAGCTCCGCGGGGGCCTGCCGCGCCGCCAGCCGGGACTGGTTCTTCCCCGAGGGCAGGGCCGAGACGAACGGCTTTCGCTGCGCGGCCGCAGCGGACCGTCCATGA
- a CDS encoding FAD-dependent oxidoreductase, with amino-acid sequence MATPRKLRCTVSEILDHGDRVYTLRLKPEFPAPRFTAGQFLHLAIDPYDPSAFWPDSRVFSVASPPDQRDGLEILYSVVGRFTSRMEAELRVGSEVWAKLPYGEFVVAALPGTEAALLAGGTGVSAFTAFLRGYAACGGDDGSRVHLFYGARHPGLLLFRGLLQRLALARPTLRATFFAESGAAPGQGVEPGRLSLAAAWSALQRPAAATYYLSGPPAMIRGLGAELAARGIPPERIRVDAWD; translated from the coding sequence ATGGCCACGCCCCGCAAGCTGCGCTGCACGGTGTCCGAGATCCTGGACCACGGGGACCGCGTCTATACGCTGCGCCTCAAGCCCGAGTTCCCCGCGCCGCGCTTCACGGCCGGGCAGTTCCTGCACTTGGCCATAGACCCTTACGACCCTTCCGCCTTCTGGCCGGATTCCCGGGTCTTCTCCGTGGCCAGCCCCCCTGACCAGCGGGACGGTCTGGAGATCCTCTATTCCGTGGTGGGGCGCTTCACGTCGCGCATGGAAGCGGAGCTGCGCGTCGGCAGCGAGGTCTGGGCCAAGCTGCCCTACGGGGAGTTCGTGGTGGCGGCCTTGCCGGGGACCGAGGCGGCGCTGCTCGCCGGCGGGACCGGGGTGAGCGCTTTCACGGCCTTCCTGCGGGGCTATGCCGCCTGCGGAGGCGACGACGGCTCGCGCGTCCACCTCTTCTACGGCGCCCGGCACCCGGGACTCCTGCTCTTCCGCGGGCTCCTGCAGCGACTCGCGCTGGCGCGGCCGACCCTCCGGGCGACGTTCTTCGCGGAGTCCGGAGCCGCGCCGGGACAGGGCGTGGAGCCGGGGCGGCTCTCTCTGGCCGCCGCCTGGTCCGCCCTGCAGCGGCCCGCCGCGGCCACCTACTACCTCTCCGGCCCGCCGGCCATGATCCGGGGGTTGGGCGCGGAGCTGGCCGCGCGCGGCATACCGCCGGAGCGGATCCGGGTGGACGCCTGGGACTAG
- a CDS encoding glycosyltransferase family 2 protein, which produces MPDLKIAIFIPTYNAAYTLPVVLDRIPAEIKEKVKEIFVIDNASEDNTHLIGIGYREAKGLDKLEVFRNDRNRGYGGSQKIAYRYAIDHGFDIVVMLHGDAQYAPEKIPYLLEPLEHGEADMVFGSRIAGLPLKGGMPLYKFLGNKFLSAIQNRILDMKLTEFHSGFRVFRCAALAKVPFERCSDDYHFDTDIIIQFKIKGLRIVEMPIPTYYGKEKCGVNVVSYGLNVLKSMAIYWLWSKRLLKIPMFDDCLVKP; this is translated from the coding sequence ATGCCTGACCTCAAGATCGCCATCTTCATCCCCACCTACAACGCCGCCTACACCTTGCCCGTCGTGCTGGACCGCATCCCCGCGGAGATAAAGGAGAAGGTCAAGGAGATCTTCGTCATCGACAACGCCAGCGAGGACAACACACACCTCATCGGCATCGGCTACCGCGAGGCCAAGGGCCTCGACAAGCTGGAGGTCTTCCGCAACGACCGCAACCGCGGCTACGGCGGCAGCCAGAAGATCGCCTACCGCTACGCCATCGACCACGGCTTCGACATCGTGGTCATGCTGCACGGCGACGCCCAGTACGCCCCTGAGAAGATCCCCTACCTCCTGGAGCCCTTGGAGCACGGCGAGGCGGACATGGTCTTCGGCTCCCGCATCGCGGGCCTGCCCCTGAAAGGCGGCATGCCGCTCTACAAGTTCCTCGGCAACAAATTCCTCAGCGCCATCCAGAACCGCATCCTGGACATGAAATTGACCGAGTTCCATTCCGGGTTCCGGGTGTTCCGCTGCGCGGCTCTGGCCAAGGTGCCTTTCGAGCGCTGCTCCGACGACTACCATTTCGACACGGACATCATCATCCAGTTCAAGATCAAGGGCCTGCGCATCGTGGAGATGCCCATCCCGACCTACTACGGCAAGGAGAAGTGCGGCGTCAACGTGGTCAGCTACGGCCTCAACGTGCTCAAGTCCATGGCCATCTACTGGCTGTGGTCGAAGCGACTGTTGAAGATCCCCATGTTCGACGACTGCCTGGTCAAACCCTGA
- a CDS encoding AAA family ATPase: protein MRLFLDQIREALRGRHPLLYLHTPEEDRACEALRCLLPEFFPGGTLAAWDCVRGLEPAPADVDTRDPVAALRHIIAHPVGGFIVMKDLSAFMDDARVVRALRDAYRAFVASGRTCLVIVSPVAVLPPTLEKELCLVDVEMPAPDELLQRAQLVQKQYPRARLSAELQPEVSMALRGLTLNEVDHVMHRAFSRDDASDKTLLAEIFAEKKVLAKKSGFLEYIAVPFDIERVGGLENVKDWAAKRKSLFTQDAVRAGLPVPRGVLMMGVSGCGKSMMAKAIASLWKVPLFRLDMNLVFSGLYGTPEAAFHRALSTIEAVAPAVLWIDEMEAALGAPKDVASDQSMMFSAFLTWMQEKPPLVFVAATANHIEKLPAEIIRKGRFDQVFFCDLPTEDERREIVRIHLGLNGADPKEINIDRILVHTQGWSGAEIEQAIIAARIDAVEEKRRLGTDDITRHTTSMVPLSKTMSEQIKAIRDWAFDRATRASRSRPNY from the coding sequence ATGAGGCTGTTCCTCGACCAGATCCGCGAGGCGCTGCGCGGCCGCCATCCGCTGCTCTATCTGCACACGCCGGAAGAGGACCGCGCCTGCGAGGCCCTGCGCTGCCTGCTGCCGGAATTCTTCCCGGGCGGGACGCTGGCGGCCTGGGACTGCGTGCGCGGCCTGGAGCCGGCGCCCGCGGACGTGGACACCCGCGACCCCGTGGCGGCGCTGCGTCACATCATCGCCCATCCCGTCGGCGGCTTCATCGTGATGAAGGACCTCTCGGCTTTCATGGACGACGCCCGGGTCGTGCGGGCCCTGCGCGACGCCTATCGCGCCTTCGTGGCCTCCGGCCGGACCTGCCTCGTCATCGTCTCCCCGGTGGCGGTCCTGCCCCCGACCTTGGAGAAGGAGCTCTGCCTCGTCGATGTCGAGATGCCGGCCCCGGATGAGCTGCTGCAGAGAGCCCAGCTGGTCCAGAAGCAGTACCCCCGCGCGCGGCTATCGGCGGAGCTGCAGCCGGAGGTCTCCATGGCGCTGCGCGGGCTGACCCTCAACGAAGTCGACCACGTCATGCACCGGGCCTTCAGCCGCGACGACGCCTCGGACAAGACCCTGCTCGCGGAGATCTTCGCCGAGAAGAAGGTGCTGGCCAAGAAGTCGGGCTTCCTGGAGTATATCGCGGTGCCTTTCGACATCGAGCGGGTCGGCGGCCTGGAGAACGTGAAGGATTGGGCCGCCAAGCGAAAATCCCTCTTCACCCAGGACGCGGTCAGGGCCGGCCTGCCGGTCCCCCGGGGCGTGCTCATGATGGGCGTCAGCGGCTGCGGCAAGAGCATGATGGCCAAGGCCATCGCGAGCCTCTGGAAGGTGCCGCTGTTCCGGCTGGACATGAACTTGGTCTTCTCCGGCCTCTACGGCACGCCGGAGGCCGCGTTCCACCGGGCCCTGAGCACCATCGAGGCCGTGGCGCCCGCGGTGCTCTGGATCGACGAGATGGAGGCGGCCCTGGGCGCGCCGAAGGACGTGGCCTCGGACCAATCCATGATGTTCTCGGCCTTCCTGACCTGGATGCAGGAGAAGCCCCCCCTGGTCTTCGTCGCGGCCACGGCCAATCACATCGAGAAGCTGCCCGCCGAGATCATCCGCAAAGGCCGCTTCGACCAGGTCTTCTTCTGCGACCTGCCCACCGAGGACGAGCGCCGCGAGATCGTCCGGATCCATCTGGGCTTGAACGGGGCCGACCCCAAGGAGATCAACATCGACCGCATCCTGGTCCATACCCAGGGCTGGAGCGGGGCCGAGATCGAACAGGCCATCATCGCGGCCCGGATAGACGCGGTCGAGGAGAAGCGGCGGCTGGGCACTGACGACATCACGCGCCACACCACGAGCATGGTCCCGCTCTCCAAGACCATGAGCGAGCAGATCAAGGCCATCCGCGACTGGGCCTTCGACCGGGCCACCCGCGCTTCGCGGTCCAGGCCCAACTATTGA
- a CDS encoding class I SAM-dependent methyltransferase — translation MTLPDCPCCGAPGRAVPEGDAGFQVPRCPGCGLGRTWPALPPDELGRWYPPSYYGRENVRFNRLFELLTRLFRWRRARRISGQVPLLGPVLDVGCGRGIMLDSLRSLGYQAHGVELNAEAAWHARHRLGLDVRTGGFQDLPEEAGRYQAVIFWHSLEHLPDPAEALARARRLLSPAGVLLLAVPNYDSWQARLFGRHWFHLDLPRHCFHFGPRSLQALLARHSFRVVRRDHFCLEQNPFGWLQSAYNALGLPKNLLYDLLKAPSARSGTARRHPLACLLALSLLPVLLPLALLLTVLDAALRQGGTVEVYAVKEPERR, via the coding sequence ATGACCCTGCCCGACTGTCCCTGCTGCGGCGCGCCAGGGCGCGCCGTCCCCGAAGGGGACGCCGGCTTCCAAGTCCCCCGCTGTCCGGGCTGCGGCCTGGGCCGCACTTGGCCCGCCCTTCCCCCGGATGAGCTCGGCCGCTGGTACCCGCCCTCCTACTACGGCCGGGAGAACGTGCGCTTCAACCGCCTCTTCGAGCTGCTGACCCGCCTCTTCCGCTGGCGCCGCGCACGGCGCATCAGCGGCCAGGTCCCCCTCCTGGGGCCCGTGCTGGACGTGGGCTGCGGCCGAGGCATCATGCTGGACAGCCTGCGCTCGCTGGGCTACCAGGCGCACGGAGTCGAGCTCAACGCGGAGGCGGCCTGGCACGCCCGCCACCGCCTTGGCCTGGACGTGAGGACCGGAGGCTTTCAGGACCTGCCGGAGGAGGCGGGCCGCTACCAGGCCGTCATCTTCTGGCACAGCCTGGAGCATCTCCCGGACCCGGCCGAGGCCCTGGCCCGGGCGCGCCGGCTCCTGAGCCCGGCCGGGGTCCTGCTCCTGGCCGTGCCCAACTACGACAGCTGGCAGGCGCGCCTCTTCGGCCGGCACTGGTTCCATCTCGACCTGCCCCGCCACTGCTTCCATTTCGGGCCCCGCTCTTTGCAGGCCCTGCTCGCGCGGCACTCCTTCCGCGTCGTGCGCAGAGACCACTTCTGCCTGGAGCAGAACCCCTTCGGCTGGCTGCAGAGCGCCTACAACGCGCTGGGATTGCCCAAGAACCTCCTCTACGACCTGCTCAAGGCGCCCAGCGCCAGGAGCGGGACGGCTCGGCGTCATCCCCTGGCCTGCCTATTGGCCCTGTCCCTGCTGCCGGTGCTCCTGCCCCTGGCCCTGCTGCTGACGGTCCTGGACGCCGCCCTGCGGCAGGGCGGGACCGTCGAGGTCTACGCCGTCAAAGAGCCGGAGCGGCGCTAG